One Pseudobutyrivibrio xylanivorans genomic window, TAATTGAAACAACCGCCGATATACCAGTCATAATTAGCACTGGTAACGGTATGTTATTTATCTCTCCGGTAGAAAGAAAGAAAACGCTTGTTATTAGTCCCCATAGTGTTAATCCAAATCCCGAGCGATTTTCAAGATGTGACTTTCTCGTATATTGCATATCAAGATTGTGTTTTGATATATCTAAAAGTTCATTAATTCCCGTTTGATTAACACCATTCTTTTTCAAGCTCTTTGTGTTCTTTTCAATTAGTTCTTCTTCGATTTCATAAATTATAGGTTCTCTAAATATGCTCATTACGTTCACACATCTCCATCGATTAACAACTCCTAGTCTTTTAAAGATTAACTAATCATCCACTATTTCCAATCAGCATAATAATTATCAATCAAGTATTGAGCTCTATCTCCTATATAAGTACCTTTCCATTCACTAGCTATTGTTTGCAGTTCTCTATACGCAGTACCATCGCTTGCAATTTCGCCATCAATTATTTTTTCTATCATTCTTTCAGCTGATGCTGCATCACTATATTTTTTAAATCCCATTTTCTACATCCTTTTGTTAACCCATCTCTTCTAACGCTCGATAATCTACTTTTCCCATTCCAGTCAGTGGTAGTTTATCCACAAATTCATAAATATCCGGCAATTCGTAATCATATAATTCATCCGTAACAATCTTTTCGATTTCTGATTGGACTATTTTTTTATCAGCAGAATTATCCTTTAATACGACAAATGCCTTAGTAGCATAACCAGAGTATTTATCTTTTACTGATACAACAGCTGCTACTTGCACCGTTTCATTAGTCATAATACAATGCTCGATAGTAGCTGGGAACACCTTGAAGCCTGCCTTTACAAACATTCGCTTCAAACGGCCTACAATGTACACTCTTCCATCTGCACCTATGTATCCAATATCACCTGTGTGTGCCCAAGTAGTACCATCCTCATGTTTCTTAAGAATATCTACATTCTCATTTTCGAACTTCCCAAAATAGGATTTCATTACTGTCGGTCCAATGATTGCAATTTCACCCTGCTCACCAATTTTACACTCTTCATATCCATGGTCTGTTTCTTTAAAAGCAGAAATATTATTAAGTGGATAAGGAACTCCGACACTTCCGATTTCATTTGCATTCAATCTTGAGTAAGCCGCCGCAGCCATAACCTCTGTCATTCCATATCCTTTAGATACACGAATTGATGCGCCATGACTTTGCAAATAATTATTTACCTCTATTTCCAATGATTCATCCAGCTTATCAGCGCCTAATATCAAAGAATGCAAATAGCTAAAATCTGCATTTTCATATTTCCCAGATAGTAAAACACCTACACTTGATGGAACAGTTACCACATGATTAGGTTTGTATTTTAATATCAGTTCCCCCAGATCATCTGGCCCGAATTTAGGGACCAAAATCACTTTCAATCCCATACAGAATGGAACATTTATAGAATTACAAATTCCATAGTAAGTCCAGGGTGGTGCCATGCATAAAAAACTATCATGCTCGCTTTGATTAAAGCCAACCTTGAATTCCATTTCGACCACAGCATTTACATTGTAATTAGTTCCAATTACGCCCTTAGGCTCACCTGTAGTTCCGCCAGTATACGCTATAACTGCATCGTTATTACCAGCACTATTACCATCAATAGTTCCAGTAAACTCCTGCGCTTTATTAGTAAAAGCTTTCCATGTGAAAACCCCTGCTGGGATGTTCTGTCTGAGTTCTTTATCCTTACATCTAACAATAAACCTCAGAGCAGGACTCAGGCCCTCTATAGGTGATACTGCAACTACAACCTCAGCTGTTGTGTTACTCCTAACATTTTCAAACTTATCTGTAATTGAATCCAAATAGAGTAAAACTTTTGAATCTGCATCATTTATTGCCTTTTCTAATGTTGGTGCGCCACAGCGAACATCAAGCATGTTTGCAACAGCGCCTATCTTATTTATGGCATAAAGCAAATATATTGCCTCTGGAATATTTGGCAAACATACCGATACAATATCCCCTTGATTAACGCCAACTGCCTTAAGTGCTCGCCCAGTCTGATCTATCTTTTTGAATAACTGCTCATATGTTACCTTTAAGCCTAGATACTCGATTGCCACCATTTTTTTCCAAATCACCTGAATGCCTATGCATATTTTCATACATTGATACATCTGGGATATCTATATCCAATTCTTCGTCCGTGTAATACTTAAGCCATGGCTTGTCTATGCTCGGATAGCCAGTTAGCTCCTGTCTGTCTGTCTGTCTGTCTGTCTGTCTGTCTGTCTGTCTGTCAAAATCTTTTTTCTCCTTATTCAAACTGTCAATAACATCTGTGTTAAATGCTTCCACTTCAATTAACCCTTTTATGTTTTCCTTTATGAAAGTAATATCTCGCTTTCCTGAATATGCACTTGGGAATGATTTCCAAATACAAAAATCATTTGGTACAGCCTCAGCAATTTTCATAACTTCGAATACTGTTCTCTGTATTTCTCGTAAATAATCATTCATCAACTTTGGATTACTCTGCAATAACCTATCCACTTCATTCTCCCAAACTATATGCGCAATAAGCTTACCGTCATCCCTTGGATGTGTTTATACCTCACAAAGTTTAACCCTATCAGAATTAAGAATTGCCCTTTCAATATCAAAATTAAATATTTTCTCAGTTCCTATAAGTGAATAATCATTTTTTCTTCCAAGAACTACTAGGCTTCCATCTTCTTTGATATATCCAATATCGCCAGTTTTACTCCACTTTTCTCCATTCTCATCTATAAAGAAGAACTCCTTCGTTGCTTCTGAATTCTTGAAATATTCCAACATTCCAATTTCGGTTTTAACATATACATTTCCACGTTGCCCGTACCGAAGTTCTTGATTATCATCATCAAAAATTCCAATAACTGTAATGTCTGGTAGCGGTATACCAGATGCTACATTTGAGAACTTATGGCTTGTGATATCAGTTGTTACTGTTGCTCCACATTCACACTCCCCATAGCCATTTAACAATCTAGCGTTAGAACCATGCGAGTGAAAAACACCTTCTATATTTTCGATATCCTTTTCTGTAAGAGGTTCTCCGCCTTCAACTGGATACTTCAAAAAACTTAAGGACCTTCCCTTTAGTCTTTTAAGGCTTTTTTCAAACGTAAAACCTTGAAACATACTAGTATTTGTTAATATGTATTCCGGCTTAAACTTCAATACATTTTTGATAAAAACATCATGATCAAATCTTGGATCAACGCATACCTTCACTCCATATGAAAGTGGAAAATTAATTCCTAGACTTAACCCAGTTGAATGCCAAGGCGGTATATTCTGATAAACTTTCTGCCTTCTTGATGTATCAAATCCAGAATTTCCATAGGCATTGATTAGTTTCTGAAAACTATCTACCGAAAGAAGTATTCCTTTTGAAGCTCCAGTTGTGCCACTAGAATAAACCATCGCCATTGGATATTGAGGCTCATACTGTTCTGTCTCGACAACAGGCTTTCCTTCCCCCACTTTTACAAAATTATTCCAGCTAATCTCACCACATTGTTCATTTGCTTTCGTACCGCTCTTAATAAATCGTAGAATTGATGAATTCAACAACGGTAACACTATTACTTGTATTTCTTTATCCTTTGTAAATGAGTCTCTGAACTTAGAAATAAAGTTATCGGCCACAATAACTATTCGGCTTTCACATTCTTTTATTCTGCTGAGCATTTCATCTGTTGTATAAAAAGGCGCTATGATGTTTGCAATTGCTCCAATTTTGCTTATTGCATAAAAGGTATAAATAACCTCTGGTGTTGTTGTAGAGCAAATGGTTACAAAGTCTCCCTTTTTCACACCAAATGCAACTAAAGCCTTTGCAACTTCGTCTATATTCTTGAACAAACTGCCATATGTAATCTTTGCTCCAAAATACTCAATAGCAATTTCATCAGGGTATGATTTGTTGTTTTCTAGCAGTCCTATATATGGTGTTGTTCTAATAAATTTGTTACTTCTTTTTATGCTTTTATAAAACTGTTGCCATGGTTTGTCTATTGATGGATAGCCATTCCTTTTTTCAATCATTATTTAACTCCTCCGTAACTCGCTCTATCCCTTCATTCAACAATTCAACTCCTATACATTTTAAAACGTATTTTTTATAGCACTTTGTTGTTCCTGCAATTCCGTTTTGAACATCTACCCATGAGTTATCATCATACCAAATATATTTAACTAAATTTGTATCCCTTGGGGAATATGTTAAAAATACGTTTCCTTCCTCATTCCATTCATATAAATTACTAATGAAATTCTCCTGTTCTTCTAGGGATGCATCATACAAAAGCCAAACAGCGAACTTATGTAATCCTTCAACCTCATAATCAGAATAATTCTCAAAAAATGCATAGTTCAAAAATGAAATTGTGTTTGAATCACCTGCTTCGTAGCCCTGCTTTAATATCTCGATAATATCTTCACATCTATTATTTAAATGCATCGCTAACTTATTATCTAAAGCTTTGTCACTACCAACTTTAATAGCCTTATCATAATAATCATCAGCTATATCTATATTTTGAGGGGAATATAGTCCCTGTGAATATAGGTAGCCCATATTATTTAATGCTACTGGCGATTCACTCAGTTTTTCCATACTGTATATTTCTACCGCTGCTTCATAATTGCCTGAAATACATGCATTTTCAGCATATTGCAATAATGTATGTTCACTCGTATTCTCATCAATCACCCTCGAATAAAAGCTATTATTCTCAACATGTGAATCATTGTTTACTTCAGAATTCTGATAGACTTGGTTTTGATTAGAATTATCTAGAATGATTCCATTATCATTATTTAAATATTCTTGTTCTATCCTTGAATAGTAATTCTTAATGTAATACAAATTAAAAGCAATAAATGCACCTATAACCAATGCTATTAACTTTAGGAGCACAGTAATAAAACTAACAAATAGTCCGTTTTGAAATACCTCTTTAATTTTCCTCACTTTTTCACAGCCTCCAGATTAAGTATTAATCATTTCACCAGACCTGTAATCTATGCCTCCTCTGTTGTCAACTATCTCTTCTAGTTTTCGATAATCGACCTTTCCCACACTGGACATTGGCACTTTATCAATAACTACGTACTTTAACGCAACATCTCTAGGTGGAAGTTTTTCTAGTGATAACTCTTTTATTTCTTCAATTGCTTTTGATGAATTTTTGCATGAAGGTTTAAACACAATGCACGCTGTAGGGATTTTGCCATTATCACCTTCTTGATTTGCAACACCTATCACATGTA contains:
- a CDS encoding class I adenylate-forming enzyme family protein, which gives rise to MIWKKMVAIEYLGLKVTYEQLFKKIDQTGRALKAVGVNQGDIVSVCLPNIPEAIYLLYAINKIGAVANMLDVRCGAPTLEKAINDADSKVLLYLDSITDKFENVRSNTTAEVVVAVSPIEGLSPALRFIVRCKDKELRQNIPAGVFTWKAFTNKAQEFTGTIDGNSAGNNDAVIAYTGGTTGEPKGVIGTNYNVNAVVEMEFKVGFNQSEHDSFLCMAPPWTYYGICNSINVPFCMGLKVILVPKFGPDDLGELILKYKPNHVVTVPSSVGVLLSGKYENADFSYLHSLILGADKLDESLEIEVNNYLQSHGASIRVSKGYGMTEVMAAAAYSRLNANEIGSVGVPYPLNNISAFKETDHGYEECKIGEQGEIAIIGPTVMKSYFGKFENENVDILKKHEDGTTWAHTGDIGYIGADGRVYIVGRLKRMFVKAGFKVFPATIEHCIMTNETVQVAAVVSVKDKYSGYATKAFVVLKDNSADKKIVQSEIEKIVTDELYDYELPDIYEFVDKLPLTGMGKVDYRALEEMG
- a CDS encoding sel1 repeat family protein, coding for MRKIKEVFQNGLFVSFITVLLKLIALVIGAFIAFNLYYIKNYYSRIEQEYLNNDNGIILDNSNQNQVYQNSEVNNDSHVENNSFYSRVIDENTSEHTLLQYAENACISGNYEAAVEIYSMEKLSESPVALNNMGYLYSQGLYSPQNIDIADDYYDKAIKVGSDKALDNKLAMHLNNRCEDIIEILKQGYEAGDSNTISFLNYAFFENYSDYEVEGLHKFAVWLLYDASLEEQENFISNLYEWNEEGNVFLTYSPRDTNLVKYIWYDDNSWVDVQNGIAGTTKCYKKYVLKCIGVELLNEGIERVTEELNND
- a CDS encoding class I adenylate-forming enzyme family protein; the protein is MIEKRNGYPSIDKPWQQFYKSIKRSNKFIRTTPYIGLLENNKSYPDEIAIEYFGAKITYGSLFKNIDEVAKALVAFGVKKGDFVTICSTTTPEVIYTFYAISKIGAIANIIAPFYTTDEMLSRIKECESRIVIVADNFISKFRDSFTKDKEIQVIVLPLLNSSILRFIKSGTKANEQCGEISWNNFVKVGEGKPVVETEQYEPQYPMAMVYSSGTTGASKGILLSVDSFQKLINAYGNSGFDTSRRQKVYQNIPPWHSTGLSLGINFPLSYGVKVCVDPRFDHDVFIKNVLKFKPEYILTNTSMFQGFTFEKSLKRLKGRSLSFLKYPVEGGEPLTEKDIENIEGVFHSHGSNARLLNGYGECECGATVTTDITSHKFSNVASGIPLPDITVIGIFDDDNQELRYGQRGNVYVKTEIGMLEYFKNSEATKEFFFIDENGEKWSKTGDIGYIKEDGSLVVLGRKNDYSLIGTEKIFNFDIERAILNSDRVKLCEV